From Pseudovibrio sp. Tun.PSC04-5.I4, a single genomic window includes:
- a CDS encoding TetR/AcrR family transcriptional regulator, translated as MTDKVDKKKLRGENTRKALIQSTIDCLDRLGYAETSINRVLEGVEVSRGALMHHFPAKEDLVIGTVDFLLSRILRHYQQQGASTFPFMQITQSRTQSLADALIVYWNNIVDTPEGRAFSEIIMATRTDTALSQRISKKLEDWNNELNSFFLPPDLDDKAAEEMTLTLIIWRSFIRGLIFQQEFHSDPTYIEKIIRQFAKIIEPHLLIRT; from the coding sequence ATGACAGATAAGGTTGATAAGAAAAAACTGCGCGGCGAAAATACCCGTAAAGCGCTCATCCAATCTACGATCGATTGTCTTGATCGCCTAGGCTACGCGGAAACATCAATCAACCGTGTTCTCGAAGGGGTTGAAGTCAGCCGGGGTGCATTGATGCACCACTTCCCTGCCAAAGAAGATCTGGTGATCGGAACAGTCGATTTCCTTCTCTCCAGAATTCTACGCCATTACCAGCAGCAAGGAGCTTCCACCTTCCCGTTCATGCAAATTACACAATCTAGAACGCAATCACTTGCTGATGCACTTATTGTCTATTGGAATAATATTGTAGACACACCAGAGGGACGTGCCTTTTCTGAGATCATTATGGCGACTAGAACAGACACTGCTCTGTCTCAACGCATTTCCAAAAAGCTGGAGGATTGGAACAATGAACTCAACAGCTTCTTCCTCCCACCTGATCTTGATGACAAAGCAGCTGAGGAAATGACCCTTACTCTCATCATTTGGCGCTCATTCATTCGCGGACTTATTTTCCAGCAAGAATTCCACAGCGATCCGACTTACATCGAGAAGATCATTAGGCAATTCGCCAAGATCATTGAGCCGCACCTGCTTATCAGAACATAG
- a CDS encoding 4-hydroxyproline epimerase, translating to MVSKSFFCVDGHTCGNPVRLVAGGVPALRGADMLERRADFLKRYDWIRTGLMFEPRGHDMMSGSMLLPPTRPDCDVAVLFIETSGCLPMCGHGAIGTITMALEEGLIVPREPGKVYMETPAGLVVAEYFEKDGYVESVRLTNVPSYLAEEGLTVDLPGVGEISVDVAYGGNFYAIVETQENFPGLENVDVSQLLEWSPKLRSALNAKYSIIHAEDERINGISHIQWTGKPSSVAADRRNAVFYGDNALDRSPCGTGTSARLAHLYAKGELKVGDMMRHESIIGSVFTGGVKEAVKVGLHDGIIPTIEGWARKTGYNTLFLDERDPYMTGFQLAADGVKLFPDKGSYC from the coding sequence TTGGTCTCCAAGAGTTTTTTTTGCGTGGATGGGCATACCTGCGGCAACCCTGTGCGTTTGGTAGCAGGAGGAGTGCCGGCACTTCGCGGAGCCGATATGCTGGAGCGACGGGCGGATTTTTTAAAGCGTTATGACTGGATCCGGACTGGACTGATGTTTGAACCGCGCGGCCATGACATGATGTCTGGCTCCATGTTGTTGCCTCCGACGCGGCCTGATTGTGATGTCGCAGTTTTGTTTATTGAAACTTCGGGTTGCTTGCCGATGTGTGGGCATGGAGCGATAGGCACGATTACCATGGCATTGGAAGAAGGGCTGATAGTGCCACGTGAGCCCGGTAAAGTTTATATGGAAACCCCTGCTGGTTTGGTTGTTGCAGAATACTTTGAAAAAGATGGGTATGTTGAAAGTGTACGCCTGACGAATGTGCCGAGCTATTTGGCAGAGGAGGGTTTGACTGTTGATTTGCCCGGTGTTGGTGAAATAAGTGTAGACGTTGCATACGGTGGGAATTTTTACGCAATCGTGGAGACTCAGGAGAACTTTCCTGGGCTAGAGAATGTTGACGTTTCACAGTTGTTGGAATGGAGCCCGAAGCTACGATCCGCTCTCAATGCCAAATACAGTATTATCCATGCAGAAGATGAGCGAATTAATGGAATAAGCCATATCCAGTGGACCGGTAAACCGAGCTCTGTCGCTGCTGATCGTAGAAATGCAGTTTTCTATGGAGACAATGCGCTGGACCGCAGTCCATGTGGAACAGGAACGTCTGCCCGACTTGCGCACCTTTACGCCAAAGGGGAACTCAAGGTTGGTGATATGATGCGCCATGAATCCATTATTGGTTCTGTCTTCACCGGTGGGGTAAAAGAGGCGGTTAAGGTTGGTTTACACGATGGCATTATTCCAACCATAGAAGGTTGGGCACGCAAAACGGGTTACAACACTCTGTTTCTGGATGAGCGCGACCCCTATATGACCGGCTTTCAACTTGCTGCAGATGGTGTGAAGCTTTTTCCGGATAAGGGTTCTTATTGCTAG
- the glpD gene encoding glycerol-3-phosphate dehydrogenase, with amino-acid sequence MSKSYDLFIIGGGINGCGIARDAAGRGLSVFLAEKADFASATSSASTKLIHGGLRYLEYYEFRLVREALKEREVLLNMAPHIIWPLRFILPHHKGLRPAWFLRLGLFMYDHLGGRKILPATKTVPLDRAPFNDGLKSLFTRGFEYSDCWVNDARLVVLNARDAAARGADIHRNTEVIRASRGENGWDVEIRDTQSGRTDVIHAHALVNAAGPWVSSVLKGAIGLNSQANVRLVKGSHIIVPKMFGHDRNFIFQNSDGRIVFAIPYEDEFTLIGTTDVDYQGNPADVSCSEDEVSYLCTAVSEYFSKAVTPDMVVRTYSGVRPLYDDGASDARAATRDYVLEMDEGENTPPLLSVFGGKITTYRRLAEHALEKLSAYLPAAGKKSSWTKDSILPGGDFAPSEFESKVAALCSSYPFIELGHAHRLVRAYGTDAVRILGYAKNSAELGSHIGGDLYGCEVNWLIEQEWAVTADDILWRRSKLGLHLPKEATRVLDHYLASYFEANRLVG; translated from the coding sequence ATGAGTAAGAGCTATGATCTATTTATCATAGGGGGCGGGATCAACGGCTGCGGAATCGCACGTGACGCCGCAGGGCGCGGATTATCGGTTTTCCTCGCTGAGAAAGCAGATTTTGCAAGCGCGACCTCTTCTGCTTCGACCAAACTGATCCATGGTGGATTGCGGTACCTTGAATATTATGAGTTTCGTTTGGTGCGGGAGGCTTTGAAAGAACGTGAAGTTCTTTTGAATATGGCGCCTCATATCATCTGGCCGCTGCGCTTCATTCTTCCGCATCACAAGGGTTTGCGCCCGGCTTGGTTCCTGCGTCTTGGCTTGTTTATGTACGATCATCTGGGTGGTCGTAAGATTTTGCCCGCAACCAAGACTGTTCCATTGGATCGCGCGCCGTTCAATGATGGCTTGAAGTCGCTCTTTACCCGTGGGTTTGAATACTCTGATTGTTGGGTGAATGATGCGCGGCTCGTTGTGTTGAACGCACGTGACGCTGCTGCTCGTGGAGCTGATATTCACCGGAATACGGAAGTCATTCGGGCGTCTCGCGGTGAAAATGGCTGGGACGTGGAAATTCGGGATACGCAAAGTGGGCGAACGGACGTGATTCACGCGCACGCGCTTGTTAATGCTGCTGGTCCGTGGGTGAGCTCCGTTTTGAAAGGCGCGATTGGTCTCAACAGTCAGGCTAATGTTCGTCTGGTGAAAGGAAGCCACATCATTGTGCCGAAGATGTTTGGACATGACCGCAACTTCATTTTCCAGAATTCTGATGGGCGGATCGTTTTTGCGATCCCTTATGAAGATGAGTTCACACTCATTGGCACGACTGATGTTGATTATCAGGGTAACCCTGCCGATGTTTCATGTTCTGAGGACGAAGTTTCTTATCTCTGCACTGCAGTGAGTGAGTATTTCTCCAAGGCTGTAACGCCAGACATGGTGGTTCGCACTTACTCAGGTGTTCGTCCGCTTTATGATGATGGTGCAAGTGATGCGCGTGCTGCAACCCGCGATTATGTTTTGGAAATGGATGAAGGCGAAAATACGCCGCCGCTGCTGAGCGTATTTGGTGGCAAGATCACAACCTATCGTCGCCTTGCAGAACATGCGCTTGAAAAACTTTCTGCCTATTTGCCTGCTGCTGGCAAAAAATCCAGCTGGACCAAAGATAGTATTCTTCCCGGTGGGGACTTTGCTCCAAGCGAATTTGAAAGCAAGGTTGCAGCTCTGTGTTCAAGTTATCCGTTTATTGAACTCGGCCATGCGCATCGGTTGGTCCGAGCATATGGCACGGATGCTGTGAGAATTCTGGGTTACGCGAAGAACTCTGCGGAACTTGGCTCGCACATTGGTGGCGACCTTTATGGTTGTGAAGTCAATTGGCTGATTGAGCAGGAATGGGCTGTCACTGCGGATGATATTTTATGGCGGCGTTCCAAGCTGGGCCTACATTTGCCAAAAGAAGCGACACGTGTGCTGGATCACTATCTTGCCAGTTACTTTGAAGCAAACCGCCTTGTCGGTTAG
- a CDS encoding heavy metal translocating P-type ATPase — translation MDKKSEAEQSNPSQQSEIDPVCGMQVDVIEDTLSTDFDGKTFHFCSPKCFNKFDADPWFYASGSNQKIEKSSDHEQEYTCSMHPEIVQKGPGECPICGMALEPTSVSANDEPSHELIDFTRRFWLSIICSIPLLAITMGSLIGLPFRSWIGEPTVIYVEFVLATPVVLWAGIPLFKRGIKSIVTWNLNMWTLITLGVGAAYLYSIVATFLPSLFPESINSGSGHPQVYYEAAAVILALVFMGQVLELRARERTADAIRALLDLAPKTARRVLPNDMEYDAPLENILQGDRLRVRPGEAIPVDAKVVDGNSYVDESMITGEPITLAKSNGDSVTGGTINKNGTLIIEATNVGADTMLSKIVTMVSSAQRSKAPIQGLADTVASYFVPAVVGISILSFFIWLFVGPTPSFPYAIIAAVSVLIIACPCALGLATPMSIMTASGRGAQAGVLIKDATALELMSKIDTLIVDKTGTITEGKPSVTMIKILSPYHSEDRILQIAAAIEKGSEHPLAEAIVAAASARSLQLPSPQDFKAHTGRGVTALIEGKAYAVGNPTIFGLTDKITPEMQSEQKSLSSQGNTTFYISSSTKIIGLIAISDPIKSNAIEAIKQLHSLGIKVIMATGDNALTAKAVADKVGIDEFKAEALPEDKKKLVDQIRATGAKVAMAGDGVNDAPALASADVGLAMGTGADVAVESAGITLLQGDLTGIVRARKLAIASLRNIRQNLFLAFVYNTAGVPIAAGILYPFTGALLSPMLAALAMSLSSFCVVMNSLRLRRLKL, via the coding sequence ATGGACAAAAAATCAGAGGCTGAGCAATCCAACCCGAGCCAGCAATCAGAAATTGATCCAGTCTGCGGAATGCAGGTTGATGTTATAGAAGATACGCTTTCCACTGACTTCGATGGGAAGACCTTCCATTTCTGCTCCCCGAAATGTTTCAATAAATTTGATGCCGATCCTTGGTTTTACGCTAGCGGCAGCAATCAAAAAATCGAAAAATCTTCAGATCACGAACAGGAATACACCTGCTCGATGCATCCGGAAATTGTACAGAAGGGACCAGGAGAATGCCCAATCTGCGGTATGGCATTAGAGCCGACCTCTGTATCAGCCAATGATGAGCCTAGTCATGAATTAATTGATTTCACGCGTCGTTTCTGGCTCAGCATCATTTGCTCTATTCCACTTCTGGCGATTACTATGGGAAGCCTCATAGGTCTCCCATTTCGAAGTTGGATTGGTGAACCAACAGTAATCTACGTTGAATTTGTCCTTGCCACACCCGTTGTTCTCTGGGCCGGGATCCCTCTATTCAAACGAGGCATTAAATCAATAGTCACATGGAATCTCAACATGTGGACCTTGATCACCCTAGGTGTTGGCGCAGCCTACCTGTATTCTATCGTGGCAACATTCCTGCCTTCTCTCTTTCCGGAAAGTATAAATTCCGGATCGGGACACCCTCAGGTCTATTACGAGGCTGCAGCAGTCATTCTAGCGCTTGTTTTCATGGGACAGGTCTTAGAGCTCAGAGCTAGAGAACGCACAGCGGATGCCATCAGAGCCCTCTTGGATCTAGCTCCCAAAACAGCACGACGCGTCCTCCCCAACGACATGGAATACGATGCTCCACTGGAAAACATACTACAAGGTGATCGCCTCCGCGTACGCCCCGGAGAAGCAATTCCAGTTGATGCCAAGGTTGTAGACGGAAACTCATACGTCGATGAGAGCATGATCACGGGCGAACCAATTACATTAGCAAAATCCAACGGCGATTCCGTTACAGGAGGCACTATAAACAAAAACGGTACACTCATAATTGAAGCAACCAATGTCGGTGCAGACACCATGCTCTCAAAAATCGTAACCATGGTTTCCTCCGCGCAAAGATCCAAAGCTCCAATCCAAGGGTTAGCAGACACCGTTGCCTCCTATTTTGTTCCGGCAGTGGTAGGAATCTCCATCCTTTCCTTCTTTATATGGCTATTTGTAGGGCCAACCCCTTCATTCCCTTATGCTATTATTGCGGCGGTCTCCGTGCTCATCATCGCCTGCCCCTGTGCATTAGGCCTAGCAACACCCATGTCAATTATGACTGCAAGCGGCAGAGGCGCTCAAGCGGGAGTCCTTATCAAAGACGCAACCGCACTGGAACTAATGTCAAAAATAGACACACTCATTGTAGACAAGACTGGCACAATCACAGAAGGCAAACCCTCTGTCACAATGATAAAAATCCTCTCCCCATATCATTCAGAAGACCGAATCCTCCAAATAGCAGCTGCCATCGAAAAAGGGTCAGAGCATCCCCTTGCAGAAGCAATTGTTGCCGCTGCATCTGCTCGCTCATTACAGCTACCATCACCTCAAGATTTCAAAGCTCATACAGGTAGAGGCGTAACTGCGCTTATAGAAGGGAAAGCTTATGCGGTTGGCAACCCAACAATCTTCGGGTTAACCGACAAGATCACCCCTGAGATGCAGTCCGAGCAAAAGTCATTAAGCTCACAAGGCAATACAACTTTCTACATTTCAAGCAGCACCAAAATAATAGGCTTGATCGCCATATCAGACCCAATCAAAAGCAATGCCATCGAAGCTATCAAACAACTGCACAGCCTAGGCATAAAAGTCATTATGGCCACAGGCGACAATGCTCTGACAGCAAAAGCAGTCGCGGATAAGGTCGGCATAGATGAATTTAAAGCTGAAGCGCTACCTGAAGACAAAAAGAAATTGGTAGACCAAATCCGAGCAACCGGAGCAAAAGTTGCAATGGCGGGTGATGGTGTGAACGACGCCCCTGCACTCGCCTCAGCTGATGTGGGACTTGCAATGGGCACAGGTGCAGATGTTGCAGTCGAAAGCGCTGGGATCACCCTTCTGCAAGGAGATCTCACCGGAATAGTGAGAGCCCGGAAGCTGGCGATAGCATCTCTGCGTAATATCAGACAAAATTTATTCTTAGCCTTCGTCTACAACACAGCCGGTGTCCCAATAGCGGCGGGCATTCTTTATCCTTTCACAGGAGCACTGCTGTCTCCCATGCTAGCAGCTTTAGCAATGAGCCTGTCATCCTTCTGCGTGGTGATGAACTCTCTCCGCCTACGCCGTCTGAAGCTGTGA
- a CDS encoding FAD-binding oxidoreductase has translation MRHIHVIGAGVVGLATALRLQQEGNSVALIDRNGPGEMASRGNAAGIAWTDVTPLASKDIWKKIPSWLLDPLGPLSVRPGYALQILPWMAQFCRAALPDRLKLSVAGKAAINKAALPAWERMWQASGTREHVYLRGCIDVYDNARQIDDAKPFWQEQRGHGIEVEELSGDQIRELEPDLAGNVVGGALVPGWMTVDDPHALCLSMAEAFARNGGKIIKSSVSAVKPRGDHVVLHLEDGEQIISDHAIVACGAWSKELAGQLGDRVPLETERGYNTTFTDPNVSLKHAVMLPGLGFAVTQLSTGLRIGGAVEFGGLKLDPNWKRADVMAEKAARILPGLNRANGTRWMGHRPSLPDTLPVIGSSRVSKRVTYAFGHGHHGLTQAAITAELVADIVQGACPKLDISLYSAQRF, from the coding sequence ATGCGACACATCCATGTGATAGGGGCCGGGGTTGTTGGTCTTGCAACAGCCCTTCGCCTTCAGCAAGAGGGTAACAGCGTTGCTCTGATTGATCGCAATGGTCCTGGTGAAATGGCTAGCCGTGGAAACGCGGCTGGTATCGCATGGACTGACGTGACGCCTCTTGCTTCCAAAGACATCTGGAAGAAGATACCGAGCTGGTTGTTAGACCCGCTCGGGCCTTTATCCGTTCGCCCAGGTTATGCGTTGCAAATATTGCCCTGGATGGCTCAGTTTTGCCGCGCCGCGTTACCAGATCGGTTGAAGCTGAGCGTCGCGGGCAAAGCGGCTATAAACAAAGCGGCTCTACCTGCGTGGGAGCGGATGTGGCAAGCCAGCGGCACGCGTGAGCATGTTTATTTGCGTGGCTGTATTGATGTCTATGACAATGCCAGACAAATTGACGATGCAAAACCATTTTGGCAAGAACAGCGCGGACATGGCATTGAAGTTGAAGAGCTTTCTGGCGATCAGATAAGAGAGCTGGAGCCGGACCTTGCTGGTAATGTTGTTGGCGGCGCATTGGTGCCGGGCTGGATGACTGTTGATGACCCGCATGCTTTGTGCTTGAGCATGGCAGAGGCTTTTGCGCGAAACGGCGGCAAAATCATTAAAAGCTCAGTTTCTGCTGTTAAGCCTCGGGGCGATCACGTGGTGCTCCATCTTGAAGATGGTGAGCAGATCATAAGTGATCATGCCATCGTCGCCTGCGGTGCGTGGTCCAAAGAACTGGCCGGTCAACTCGGAGACCGTGTGCCGTTAGAGACGGAACGTGGCTATAACACCACTTTTACGGATCCGAATGTTTCCCTTAAACATGCTGTCATGCTGCCAGGCCTTGGCTTTGCCGTAACCCAGTTGTCGACTGGCCTTCGTATTGGTGGTGCTGTTGAATTTGGTGGGTTGAAACTTGACCCCAACTGGAAACGGGCGGATGTGATGGCAGAAAAAGCAGCTCGTATTTTGCCCGGCCTAAACCGGGCAAATGGCACCCGCTGGATGGGACATCGGCCCTCACTGCCCGATACGTTGCCTGTCATTGGTTCTTCGCGTGTGAGCAAACGGGTTACTTATGCTTTTGGACATGGTCATCATGGATTGACACAGGCTGCTATTACGGCAGAGCTTGTTGCTGACATTGTTCAGGGCGCGTGTCCTAAGCTTGATATTTCGCTTTATAGCGCCCAACGGTTTTAA
- the glpK gene encoding glycerol kinase GlpK, with amino-acid sequence MTGWVLSIDQGTTSTRAIVFNDEFEIAGAGQREFPQHFPHEGWVEHDPEDLWSTTVETCREALSSANITASEIIAVGITNQRETTLIWDRKTGEPVYKAIVWQDRRTSAFCSALKAAGHEETITRKTGLLLDPYFSGTKVSWILDNVEGVRARAEAGDLAFGTVDTWLIWRLTGGKSHVTDATNASRTLLYNIAENCWDEELLALLNIPASLLPDVKDCADDFGMITADLFGAELPIYGVAGDQQAAAMGQACFKQGMVKSTYGTGCFALLNTGEELVYSRNRLLSTIAYRLNGKTTYALEGSIFIAGAAVQWLRDGLKIIDNAAQTQLMAENADPESHVYLVPAFVGLGAPYWDPEARAAIFGMTRSTGRDEIARAALESVGYQTVDLINSKSSDMGSPLTGDTVLRVDGGMVASDWTMQFLADILGRPVDRPVVQETTALGVAWLAGMKAGVWPDMDEFSKRWHLDARFEPQMGEEERNKRLSGWHDAVSRTRSQVS; translated from the coding sequence ATGACAGGTTGGGTGCTCTCCATTGATCAGGGGACGACTTCCACGCGGGCGATTGTTTTCAATGATGAGTTTGAAATCGCAGGCGCAGGACAGCGTGAATTCCCGCAGCATTTTCCGCATGAAGGCTGGGTTGAGCATGACCCTGAGGATTTGTGGAGCACGACTGTTGAGACCTGTCGGGAAGCATTGTCTTCCGCAAACATAACTGCAAGCGAGATTATTGCCGTTGGCATTACCAACCAGCGTGAGACGACCCTTATTTGGGATCGGAAAACCGGTGAGCCTGTTTACAAAGCGATAGTCTGGCAGGACCGCCGAACTTCGGCTTTTTGTAGTGCCCTGAAAGCGGCGGGGCATGAAGAGACAATTACCCGCAAGACGGGCCTGTTGTTGGATCCTTACTTCTCCGGTACAAAGGTTTCGTGGATTCTCGATAATGTTGAAGGTGTGCGGGCGCGTGCAGAAGCTGGTGATCTGGCGTTCGGGACCGTCGACACCTGGTTGATCTGGCGTCTGACTGGCGGTAAATCCCATGTTACCGATGCAACGAATGCCTCTCGCACATTGCTTTACAACATTGCGGAGAATTGCTGGGATGAGGAGCTGTTGGCGCTTCTGAATATTCCAGCATCGCTGCTTCCTGATGTGAAGGATTGTGCTGATGATTTCGGTATGATTACGGCTGACCTGTTTGGTGCGGAGCTGCCAATCTACGGTGTGGCTGGTGATCAGCAAGCTGCGGCCATGGGGCAGGCGTGCTTTAAGCAGGGGATGGTTAAATCCACATATGGCACGGGTTGTTTTGCGTTGCTCAATACGGGTGAGGAGCTGGTTTATTCCAGAAACCGTCTGCTCTCCACTATTGCTTATCGCCTGAATGGGAAGACAACATACGCGCTGGAAGGCTCTATCTTTATTGCCGGTGCCGCAGTTCAATGGCTTCGCGATGGGTTGAAGATCATCGACAATGCCGCTCAGACGCAGCTAATGGCAGAAAATGCTGACCCGGAAAGTCATGTGTATCTGGTTCCAGCGTTTGTTGGTCTGGGTGCGCCCTATTGGGATCCGGAAGCGCGCGCTGCGATTTTCGGCATGACCCGTTCCACAGGCCGGGATGAGATTGCCCGCGCTGCGCTGGAAAGCGTTGGTTACCAGACAGTCGACCTGATCAACTCGAAATCCTCCGATATGGGGTCTCCGCTGACCGGAGATACCGTCCTGCGCGTTGATGGCGGTATGGTTGCTTCTGACTGGACCATGCAGTTTCTCGCGGACATTCTTGGCCGTCCGGTGGATCGACCCGTGGTTCAAGAGACCACAGCGCTCGGTGTTGCGTGGCTTGCGGGCATGAAAGCTGGCGTCTGGCCGGACATGGATGAATTCTCCAAACGTTGGCATCTGGACGCACGTTTTGAACCGCAGATGGGCGAGGAGGAACGCAATAAACGGCTTTCCGGCTGGCACGATGCGGTCTCCCGGACGAGGTCTCAGGTCTCTTAG
- a CDS encoding sodium:solute symporter family protein: protein MIDMFIVAGYLVAILIVGLWGGRVQKGLKDYATAGREFGSLVIFATMSASFIGGGFSTGNAEKVFIYGIANIVALWGFSFKEILVAVYIAPKMDVFPSAVSVGDVMSAAYGKVARIITGVCGVMLCCGIVGAQVGAIGVVFNVFFGLDRYWGIVIGCGTVIIYTTLGGMRAVVYTDVVQFVILAIGMPLVLIFGVYHVGGLEALYNAVPADRLTLPGPDFGWIGLIGLILVFMFGETLVPPYMQRLLAGKTAKAAARGTLYSGLFSFLFFAITGAIGLVALAMAPDLNPNNAMPYVIMMVLPPVLKGLVFSGVIAIVMSSADSYLNSASIAFVNDIVLPLRSRAIKEETLLFIAKIVTLCVGLLSILFAVSIESILDILIYAYNYWAPILLVPLVSAIYGLRKGTVPFLGGAVAGVLVTLLWQTVLDSPGEIPGLVIGVLVNLLVFCLVPKSSIWIKEQTE from the coding sequence ATGATCGATATGTTTATCGTCGCAGGATATCTGGTTGCTATCTTGATTGTGGGGCTGTGGGGTGGACGTGTTCAAAAGGGACTAAAAGATTATGCCACTGCAGGGCGAGAGTTTGGATCTCTCGTAATTTTTGCGACTATGTCGGCTTCGTTCATTGGAGGTGGGTTTTCTACTGGTAACGCTGAAAAAGTCTTTATCTACGGCATTGCTAACATTGTAGCGTTGTGGGGATTTAGCTTCAAAGAAATCTTAGTCGCCGTATATATTGCTCCCAAAATGGACGTATTTCCTTCTGCTGTTTCTGTAGGCGATGTTATGTCGGCGGCTTATGGAAAAGTGGCGCGTATTATCACCGGTGTCTGCGGCGTGATGCTGTGTTGTGGGATTGTTGGCGCGCAAGTCGGGGCAATTGGTGTTGTTTTTAATGTATTTTTCGGCTTAGATCGTTACTGGGGCATCGTGATCGGATGCGGAACTGTCATCATTTACACGACACTAGGTGGTATGCGAGCTGTCGTTTACACGGATGTTGTTCAGTTTGTAATTCTTGCGATTGGCATGCCGCTGGTTTTGATTTTTGGCGTCTATCATGTTGGTGGGCTTGAGGCTCTTTATAATGCGGTACCTGCTGACCGGTTAACTTTGCCAGGGCCTGACTTTGGATGGATTGGACTTATCGGGTTGATCCTAGTGTTTATGTTTGGTGAGACGCTGGTGCCACCTTACATGCAACGTCTTCTTGCTGGGAAAACTGCAAAGGCTGCAGCTCGAGGGACCTTATATTCTGGTCTTTTCTCTTTCTTGTTTTTCGCAATAACAGGAGCAATTGGTTTGGTTGCACTTGCAATGGCGCCAGACCTTAATCCAAATAACGCAATGCCCTATGTTATTATGATGGTGCTTCCTCCCGTATTGAAAGGTCTTGTTTTTTCCGGGGTGATCGCCATCGTCATGTCTTCTGCTGATTCATATCTTAATTCAGCGAGTATTGCTTTTGTGAATGACATTGTTCTTCCTCTTCGCTCCAGGGCGATTAAGGAGGAGACGCTCCTTTTTATTGCGAAAATTGTTACGTTGTGTGTGGGGTTACTTTCCATACTGTTTGCAGTCTCAATCGAGAGCATTCTGGATATTTTAATATACGCCTATAACTACTGGGCTCCTATCCTGCTGGTTCCATTGGTAAGTGCAATTTATGGCCTGCGGAAAGGGACGGTGCCATTTCTTGGCGGTGCTGTCGCTGGTGTGCTTGTTACTTTGTTATGGCAAACTGTGTTGGACAGCCCGGGTGAAATCCCAGGGCTCGTCATTGGTGTGCTGGTGAACTTGTTGGTTTTCTGCTTAGTCCCGAAAAGCAGTATTTGGATTAAAGAGCAAACTGAATAG
- a CDS encoding dihydrodipicolinate synthase family protein, whose translation MWTGVYPAVTTKFTENDTLDVAEMERCFQLQMDAGCDGIITCGSLGEAMTLEPEEKIEILQIAKRICGSKHVIMTICESSTRRAEKAAADAAAAGANGLMVLPGVPYRSAPHETVAHIKAVTKAGGVPVMVYNNPVAYGVDVTLDMFAELADEPLIVAMKESTDDIRRATEVFNRFGNRFAVLTGVDNLAYESLVMGVDGWVAGLVVAFPRETVAIYQLTKAGRHDEVRAIYRWFRPLLDLDVSTNLVQNIKLAEMVAIGSNDRVRAPRLPLSGAERARVIKVVEDAIACRPELPELKELCDTSM comes from the coding sequence ATGTGGACTGGTGTTTACCCGGCTGTCACAACAAAATTTACAGAAAATGACACTCTGGATGTAGCTGAGATGGAGCGTTGCTTTCAGCTGCAGATGGATGCTGGTTGCGATGGCATCATTACCTGTGGGTCTCTCGGCGAGGCGATGACGCTGGAGCCTGAAGAGAAAATTGAGATCTTACAGATTGCAAAGCGGATCTGTGGTTCCAAGCATGTCATCATGACCATTTGCGAAAGCTCCACGCGCCGCGCAGAAAAAGCTGCTGCTGATGCCGCCGCCGCTGGTGCTAATGGCCTGATGGTTCTGCCGGGTGTTCCTTACCGTTCTGCGCCGCATGAAACTGTTGCACACATCAAAGCCGTCACCAAGGCTGGCGGTGTTCCGGTGATGGTTTATAACAACCCGGTTGCTTACGGGGTTGATGTGACGTTGGACATGTTTGCAGAGTTAGCTGATGAACCGTTGATTGTTGCAATGAAAGAATCCACGGACGATATCCGCCGCGCCACCGAAGTCTTCAATCGTTTCGGTAATCGTTTTGCGGTGCTGACAGGCGTGGACAATCTGGCTTACGAGAGCCTTGTGATGGGTGTTGATGGTTGGGTCGCGGGTCTTGTTGTTGCCTTCCCGCGTGAAACTGTTGCGATCTATCAGTTGACCAAAGCTGGTCGTCATGATGAAGTGCGTGCCATCTACCGTTGGTTCCGTCCGCTGCTGGACCTCGATGTTTCCACCAATCTAGTCCAAAATATTAAGTTGGCAGAGATGGTTGCAATAGGCTCTAATGATCGTGTTCGCGCACCTCGGTTGCCACTTTCCGGTGCTGAGCGCGCGCGGGTGATCAAGGTGGTGGAAGATGCGATTGCATGCCGCCCGGAACTGCCGGAGCTTAAAGAGCTATGCGACACATCCATGTGA